A single window of Qipengyuania sediminis DNA harbors:
- a CDS encoding patatin-like phospholipase family protein, which translates to MNASTMSTTADEKAPYRALSLDGGGMRGVYTAAFLARLVGHYSACRGGDRLDFGRGFDLIAGTSTGAIVGSALAVGKPMADVVDLYRHHGANIFPHRIAGKMSALTRVVSGGHHVRRGDKALRSALVEVLGSATMRDVFDRRGISMAVPAVLMSEHRALVFKKTASSGLRDDNYTLVDVCMASSAAPIYRSLAAIADPKCVGAPKQVFADGGLWANNPVLVAMIDALANAAPDQPIELFSLGTCPRPEGEHIQEDAIHRSMLDWSLGAAVTSLSISAQEFAFDNMARLLARNLSKCGRSISLIRFPNKQVPASMMPYLALDDTRPEAIDRLIAQANTDADLTKSACDDPRDQQGQLIHRLLNGLPVMPLEPMPTDCMTRKEN; encoded by the coding sequence ATGAACGCGAGCACTATGTCGACTACTGCTGATGAGAAAGCTCCTTACCGAGCTTTAAGCCTGGACGGCGGGGGCATGCGAGGCGTCTACACCGCCGCATTTCTCGCGAGACTGGTCGGCCACTACTCTGCCTGCCGCGGCGGGGATCGGCTTGATTTCGGTCGCGGCTTCGACCTCATCGCCGGGACTAGCACTGGCGCGATCGTGGGTTCGGCTCTGGCCGTAGGAAAACCCATGGCTGATGTTGTCGACCTCTACCGCCATCATGGCGCGAACATTTTCCCGCACCGCATCGCAGGAAAGATGAGCGCGCTCACGCGAGTCGTGAGTGGAGGGCACCACGTGCGGCGGGGAGACAAGGCGCTTCGGTCCGCCTTGGTGGAGGTGCTCGGGTCAGCGACCATGCGCGATGTGTTCGACAGGCGTGGGATCTCGATGGCGGTGCCGGCGGTCCTGATGTCGGAGCACCGAGCGCTGGTGTTCAAAAAGACCGCTAGCAGCGGGTTACGCGACGACAACTACACGCTCGTCGACGTCTGTATGGCCAGCAGCGCCGCCCCAATCTACCGTTCGTTGGCGGCGATTGCCGACCCCAAGTGCGTTGGGGCACCCAAGCAGGTTTTCGCGGATGGCGGCCTTTGGGCGAACAACCCCGTCCTGGTGGCGATGATCGACGCCTTAGCGAACGCCGCGCCGGATCAGCCTATCGAGCTGTTCTCGCTCGGCACGTGTCCTCGGCCGGAGGGGGAGCACATTCAAGAGGACGCGATCCATCGCTCTATGCTCGACTGGTCACTGGGCGCTGCCGTAACCTCGCTCAGCATCTCGGCGCAGGAGTTCGCCTTCGACAACATGGCAAGGTTGCTCGCCAGAAACTTGAGCAAATGCGGTCGCTCGATCTCGCTGATTCGTTTCCCCAACAAGCAGGTCCCAGCGAGCATGATGCCCTACCTCGCGCTCGACGATACCCGGCCCGAGGCTATCGACCGCCTGATCGCCCAGGCCAACACCGACGCCGATCTCACGAAGAGCGCTTGCGACGATCCCCGCGATCAGCAGGGCCAACTCATCCACCGGTTACTCAACGGCCTGCCGGTGATGCCGCTCGAACCCATGCCCACTGATTGCATGACTCGAAAGGAGAATTGA
- a CDS encoding ThiF family adenylyltransferase — MPDPARSLAFRQAALDLEARLRGVTGVAPDRLSDADLQQYYPGRDWAAGWRVPVTFSDGRVRHLDLVASGLFPLVPIRTALRERPEFMTWPHVERDGTLCLLPNLAECDPDDPMSVAENLLIRSIRLIEELIEGSIVDRDFREEFLTYWAYRAHSKGDALFSLLRPGPPSRPVKLWRGEGLEVVGEDAESLSRWLRNRFEPGGKLRFEDAAFLWAPEPPLPGRYPESGADLLSWAREMQGGATDVLRSAASSKGGSLIAIIGAEGRGGPGLVAVTALNPKARRRVGGMDKDPLVRGFRHRTLPEPLLTMRLLGSAQVLRSGVSRADALWIHGRGRDARAANLLGQRAVVVGCGSVGAPIAIALARAGVGRITLVDPDELGWANVGRHPLGAAAVGASKAEALAEQIKTDLPHLEVEACAADVRSLILRNDRSIEAADLIIAATGSWGADHAINRWHMSVGRRKPVIYGWTEAHALAGHGVVIAGKGGCFQCHMDNVGRPRLTAVGFPEQGVATLEEPACGAHYQPYGPVELAFTTTMLSEMALDCLIDPPLFSQHRIIVASRERVEALGGTFSPEFEASTGNVVGSGIATLPWEKAACPACEEASAEIAA, encoded by the coding sequence ATGCCTGACCCGGCGAGGTCGCTGGCTTTCAGGCAGGCGGCACTCGACCTCGAGGCACGCCTGCGTGGGGTCACGGGGGTGGCCCCGGACCGCTTGAGTGATGCGGATCTCCAGCAATACTATCCGGGCCGCGATTGGGCGGCCGGGTGGCGCGTGCCGGTAACATTCTCCGACGGGCGCGTCCGCCATCTCGACCTTGTGGCGAGCGGGCTCTTTCCGCTTGTGCCCATTCGAACTGCGTTGCGAGAGCGACCGGAGTTCATGACTTGGCCGCACGTTGAGCGCGATGGGACGCTGTGCCTTTTGCCCAACCTCGCGGAGTGCGATCCCGATGACCCGATGTCGGTGGCCGAGAACTTGCTGATCCGCTCGATACGCCTCATCGAGGAGCTGATCGAAGGCAGTATCGTCGATCGCGATTTCCGGGAGGAGTTCCTGACCTACTGGGCATATCGCGCGCATTCGAAGGGCGACGCGCTCTTCAGCCTCCTTCGTCCAGGCCCTCCCTCGCGGCCAGTAAAGCTTTGGCGAGGAGAAGGTCTTGAGGTGGTGGGGGAGGATGCAGAGTCGTTAAGCCGATGGCTGCGGAACCGTTTCGAACCGGGAGGAAAACTCCGTTTCGAGGACGCCGCTTTCCTCTGGGCGCCCGAGCCGCCCCTGCCAGGGCGGTATCCTGAGAGCGGGGCGGACCTCCTGTCGTGGGCGCGGGAGATGCAGGGCGGCGCGACTGACGTCCTGCGCTCCGCCGCCTCGAGCAAGGGCGGATCGCTGATAGCAATCATCGGCGCGGAGGGGCGGGGTGGGCCGGGCCTGGTGGCCGTAACGGCGCTCAATCCAAAGGCGAGGCGTCGCGTGGGTGGGATGGACAAGGATCCGCTGGTCCGGGGCTTTAGGCATCGAACGCTTCCCGAGCCGCTATTGACTATGAGGTTGCTGGGAAGCGCGCAGGTCCTCCGTTCAGGCGTGTCGCGTGCGGACGCGCTATGGATCCATGGGCGGGGCCGCGATGCGCGGGCCGCAAATCTACTCGGACAGCGTGCGGTGGTGGTGGGGTGCGGGTCCGTCGGCGCGCCCATCGCCATCGCCCTAGCTCGCGCCGGTGTGGGACGGATCACGCTCGTCGATCCGGATGAGCTCGGATGGGCAAACGTGGGCCGGCATCCCCTTGGCGCCGCTGCGGTAGGCGCGAGCAAGGCGGAGGCTTTGGCCGAGCAAATCAAAACAGACCTCCCACATCTCGAGGTCGAGGCGTGCGCCGCCGATGTGCGCTCTCTGATCCTCCGTAATGACCGCTCGATCGAGGCTGCCGACCTGATCATAGCGGCCACCGGGAGCTGGGGGGCGGATCATGCCATCAACCGATGGCATATGTCCGTGGGAAGACGAAAGCCTGTCATATATGGCTGGACCGAGGCCCATGCCCTAGCAGGCCATGGCGTCGTCATCGCCGGCAAGGGTGGCTGCTTTCAATGCCACATGGATAACGTAGGGAGACCAAGGCTAACGGCCGTGGGTTTTCCGGAACAAGGGGTCGCGACGCTCGAGGAGCCGGCGTGCGGTGCGCACTATCAGCCTTACGGGCCGGTCGAGCTTGCGTTCACCACGACAATGCTGAGCGAGATGGCGCTCGATTGCCTGATTGATCCGCCTCTCTTTTCACAGCACCGAATTATTGTCGCCTCTCGAGAGCGCGTTGAGGCCTTGGGTGGGACCTTTTCGCCCGAGTTTGAGGCGTCGACTGGTAACGTGGTCGGGTCGGGCATTGCTACGCTGCCCTGGGAGAAGGCAGCTTGCCCTGCCTGTGAGGAAGCCAGCGCGGAAATCGCGGCCTAG
- a CDS encoding tyrosine-type recombinase/integrase — protein MSKLTKRQIEALEPQPKDYFVWDSELSGFGIRVFPTGRKQFVVQYRYGRISRRMSLGRFGAITPDQARGLALEALVKLRKDIDPIAEKRERRDALLVRELAQRFDEEHIEVHLKASTAKEYRRNLDRFILPAIGHLRIIDVTRADIAKYHHDWRHRPYQANRNLEIISKMFNLAELWGLRPDGTNPRKHIKKYPEKKRERYFSASELQSLGRVLRDMDEEGIELPSAIAAVRLLLFTGCRLGEIMKLRWDYVDLPAQLLRLPDSKTGAKAVHLGQPAIAVFKAVKRLPDNPFVITGRKDGAHLTDLQPFWQRARGRAGLKNARIHDLRHTFASVAVTHGQSLPMIGKLLGHTQVQTTARYAHLANDPVIEAANDVSSLIAERLLGA, from the coding sequence ATGTCCAAACTCACCAAACGCCAGATCGAGGCCCTCGAGCCCCAGCCGAAAGACTACTTTGTGTGGGACAGCGAACTGTCCGGCTTCGGTATCCGGGTCTTTCCTACCGGACGCAAACAGTTCGTCGTCCAATACCGCTACGGGCGAATTTCACGGCGAATGAGCCTCGGCCGGTTTGGCGCCATCACACCCGACCAGGCCCGCGGCCTCGCGCTCGAGGCGCTGGTCAAGCTCCGAAAGGACATCGATCCGATCGCAGAGAAGCGCGAGCGGCGCGATGCGCTCCTAGTGCGCGAGCTCGCGCAGCGGTTCGACGAGGAGCACATCGAGGTCCATCTTAAGGCCAGCACTGCCAAGGAGTACCGGCGGAACCTTGACCGCTTCATCCTCCCGGCAATCGGTCACTTGCGGATCATTGATGTCACGCGCGCAGACATTGCCAAGTATCATCATGATTGGCGGCACCGGCCCTACCAAGCCAACCGCAACCTCGAGATTATCTCGAAAATGTTCAACCTCGCCGAGCTGTGGGGCCTGCGGCCAGACGGCACCAATCCTCGCAAGCACATCAAGAAGTATCCGGAGAAGAAGCGCGAGCGCTATTTCTCCGCGTCCGAATTGCAATCGCTGGGCCGTGTGCTTCGAGATATGGACGAGGAGGGTATCGAACTGCCTTCCGCGATCGCCGCGGTACGGCTGTTGCTCTTCACTGGTTGTCGTCTCGGTGAGATCATGAAGCTTCGTTGGGACTACGTCGATCTGCCAGCGCAGCTGCTACGCCTCCCGGATTCCAAAACGGGCGCCAAAGCCGTCCATCTCGGCCAGCCGGCCATCGCGGTGTTTAAGGCGGTCAAACGACTGCCCGATAACCCCTTCGTAATCACCGGTCGCAAAGACGGGGCGCACCTCACCGATCTTCAGCCGTTCTGGCAGCGAGCCCGAGGACGAGCGGGCCTGAAGAATGCTCGCATCCACGATCTACGCCACACTTTCGCATCAGTGGCGGTCACGCACGGTCAGAGCCTGCCGATGATCGGGAAGCTGCTCGGACATACGCAGGTCCAAACCACAGCGCGCTACGCCCATCTCGCCAACGATCCTGTGATCGAAGCTGCGAACGATGTGTCGTCCTTGATCGCCGAACGACTCCTCGGCGCCTGA
- a CDS encoding glutaredoxin domain-containing protein: MSDKTATLYRMVLPDHTCPFGVRAKEMLEGAGFALDEHILASREDVEAFKREQGVDTTPQIFIGGERIGGSDDLRQYLAEA; the protein is encoded by the coding sequence ATGAGTGACAAGACGGCGACCCTTTATCGGATGGTCTTGCCCGACCACACCTGCCCCTTCGGCGTGCGTGCCAAAGAGATGCTCGAGGGGGCCGGCTTCGCGCTCGACGAGCATATCCTCGCCTCCCGCGAAGACGTCGAAGCCTTCAAGCGCGAGCAGGGCGTCGATACGACACCCCAAATCTTCATCGGCGGCGAACGGATCGGCGGCAGCGACGACCTTCGCCAATATCTGGCCGAGGCCTGA
- a CDS encoding TniB family NTP-binding protein, whose amino-acid sequence MPTQDQTATAKTETRVEEAATVSPALRDAFRALRDANVTLRSTAAARAMIAFDTIRLPYPRQLEAMLTFLEAQQLGRAMKGSKKNAVCIFAAPHTGKTTVGQQFAAVANEEAAEGTKPVVFISMGSGGGPLQMHRSILRELGEGFPATKDLEIMRDRCCEAMVEAGTELLIIDEAHEGGKGSAFGPSITAELKTLLNWGHVSIVLLGTQKAEALVRKDEEFVMRTMAPCRLGALDWADDEDRELWIEFLTELDAEMQRIGIVGEATGLADEQLALALWQACGGVIGQLMKVVMLALRVAIHDNRNFIAVDDLALAVDEWSVAFGLSDINPLDRLLTGAD is encoded by the coding sequence ATGCCGACCCAGGATCAGACAGCAACCGCGAAGACCGAAACCCGTGTTGAAGAGGCAGCCACCGTTTCCCCGGCGCTCCGGGATGCCTTCCGGGCGCTGCGCGACGCGAACGTAACGCTCCGCTCGACGGCGGCAGCCAGGGCCATGATCGCCTTCGATACCATCCGGCTACCCTATCCGAGGCAGCTCGAGGCGATGCTCACCTTCCTCGAGGCCCAGCAGCTCGGAAGGGCCATGAAGGGCAGCAAGAAGAATGCGGTCTGCATCTTCGCGGCCCCTCATACCGGCAAGACCACGGTGGGCCAGCAGTTCGCCGCCGTGGCCAACGAGGAAGCCGCGGAAGGCACGAAGCCCGTAGTCTTCATCTCGATGGGCAGCGGTGGAGGCCCCCTACAGATGCACCGCTCCATCCTCAGGGAGCTCGGCGAGGGTTTCCCGGCGACGAAGGATCTCGAGATCATGCGCGACCGATGCTGCGAGGCGATGGTCGAGGCCGGGACCGAGCTCCTCATCATCGACGAGGCGCACGAGGGCGGCAAGGGATCCGCCTTCGGACCCAGCATCACCGCCGAGCTCAAGACTCTCCTCAACTGGGGCCACGTGAGCATCGTCCTTCTCGGCACCCAGAAGGCAGAAGCCCTCGTGAGGAAGGACGAGGAGTTCGTCATGCGGACCATGGCACCCTGCCGGCTCGGCGCGCTGGACTGGGCCGACGACGAGGACAGGGAACTCTGGATCGAATTCCTGACAGAGCTCGACGCCGAGATGCAGCGCATCGGAATCGTGGGCGAAGCCACGGGCCTCGCGGATGAGCAACTCGCGCTGGCCCTGTGGCAGGCGTGCGGCGGGGTCATCGGCCAGCTCATGAAGGTGGTGATGCTCGCGCTTCGCGTCGCGATCCACGACAATCGCAACTTCATCGCGGTCGACGACCTCGCCCTCGCCGTCGACGAATGGTCGGTCGCCTTCGGCCTCAGCGACATCAACCCCCTCGATCGGCTTCTCACCGGGGCCGACTGA